The Bos taurus isolate L1 Dominette 01449 registration number 42190680 breed Hereford chromosome 18, ARS-UCD2.0, whole genome shotgun sequence genome has a window encoding:
- the KCTD15 gene encoding BTB/POZ domain-containing protein KCTD15 isoform X1, whose amino-acid sequence MPHRKERPSGSSLHAHGSTGTAEGGSMSRLSLTRSPVSPLAAQGIPLPAQLTKSNAPVHIDVGGHMYTSSLATLTKYPDSRISRLFNGTEPIVLDSLKQHYFIDRDGEIFRYVLSFLRTSKLLLPDDFKDFSLLYEEARYYQLQPMVRELERWQQEQEQRRRSRACDCLVVRVTPDLGERIALSGEKALIEEVFPETGDVMCNSVNAGWNQDPTHVIRFPLNGYCRLNSVQVLERLFQRGFSVAASCGGGVDSSQFSEYVLCREERRPQPTPTAVRIKQEPLD is encoded by the exons ATGCCTCACCGCAAGGAGCGGCCGAGCGGGTCCTCGCTTCACGCCCACGGCAGCACCGGCACGGCG GAGGGAGGAAGCATGTCTCGGTTGTCTCTCACCCGGTCGCCTGTGTCTCCCCTGGCCGCCCAGGGGATCCCGCTGCCAGCCCAGCTCACGAAGTCCAATGCGCCTGTGCACATCGACGTGGGCGGCCACATGTACACCAGCAGCCTGGCCACGCTCACCAAGTACCCAGACTCCAG AATAAGCCGCCTCTTCAATGGCACCGAGCCCATTGTCCTGGACAGTTTGAAGCAACACTATTTCATCGACCGGGATGGGGAGATTTTCCGCTACGTCTTGAGCTTCCTGCGGACATCcaaactgctgcttcctgatgACTTCAAG GACTTCAGCCTGCTGTACGAGGAGGCGCGCTATTAccagctacagcccatggtgcGCGAGCTGGAGCGCTGGCAGCAGGAGCAGGAGCAGCGGCGCCGCAGCCGGGCCTGCGACTGCCTGGTGGTGCGGGTCACGCCGGACCTGGGCGAGCGGATCGCGCTCAGCGGCGAGAAGGCCCTCATCGAGGAGGTCTTCCCCGAGACCGGGGACGTCATGTGCAACTCGGTCAACGCTGGTTGGAACCAGGACCCCACGCACGTCATCCGCTTCCCGCTCAACGGCTACTGCCGGCTCAACTCGGTGCAG GTCCTGGAGAGGCTCTTCCAGAGGGGTTTCAGCGTGGCTGCATCCTGCGGGGGGGGCGTGGACTCCTCCCAGTTCAGCGAGTATGTGCTTTGCCGGGAGGAGCGGCGACCACAGCCCACCCCCACTGCCGTCCGAATAAAGCAGGAGCCCCTGGACTAG